A genomic region of Coraliomargarita sinensis contains the following coding sequences:
- a CDS encoding transposase: protein MRTRRLKVSGSDATYHCMTRTVNGERLFGDREREILRKMIWQVADFCGVEVLTYCVMANHFH from the coding sequence ATGCGAACCCGGCGTCTAAAGGTAAGTGGCAGCGATGCGACCTATCACTGTATGACCAGGACGGTGAATGGAGAGCGTTTGTTTGGTGATCGGGAGAGGGAGATCCTGCGGAAGATGATCTGGCAGGTGGCGGATTTCTGCGGGGTCGAGGTGTTGACCTACTGCGTGATGGCGAATCACTTTCATG